The DNA window CGAGGCATCGGCCGCGCGGTGGCGCTGGCCTTCGCCCGCGAGGGCTATCGCGTCTGGGCGCTGGCCCGCGCGGCGGAGGCGCTGGAGACACTCGCGAAGGAAGGCGGAGCGTCCATCCACCCGCTCGTCGTGGACGTCGCGGACGAGGCGGCGCTGGTGGCGGCGACGAAGAAGATTCTCGCGGAGGGGACGCCCCGCGTGCTGGTGAACAACGCGGGCATCACCGTGTCCGCGCCGCTGACCAAGACACGCACCGAGGACCTGGCGCGGGTGATGGCCGTCAACGTGACGGCGCCCTTCATCCTCTGCCGGGAGCTGATGCCCGCCATGGCCCAGGCCGGAGGCGGCCGGGTCATCAACATCGGCTCCATGGCCGCGGTCCGCGGCATGAAGTACACGTCCGCCTACTGCGCGTCCAAGCACGCGCTCTTGGGCCTCACCCGGGCGCTCGCGGCGGAGTACGCCAAGAAGCAGGTGACGGTGAACGCGGTGAATCCGGGCTGGGTGGAGACGGACATGTTCACCCACGCCACGGCGGCCATCTCGAAGACGACGGGCCGCTCCGGAGAGGAGGCGCGCGAGGCGCTGGCCTCCATGAACGCCATGGGCCGCATCATCCAGCCCGAGGAGGTGGCCGCGCTGTGCCTCTTCCTCGCGTCGGACGCGGCGGGCGGAATCACCGGCGCCGCGCACGCCATCGACGGCGGCGAGCTGGGCTGAGCGCCCACCCCCGCCTAAATCTGGTAGCGCCCCACGATGGCGCTCAGCTCACCGGAGGCGG is part of the Myxococcus landrumus genome and encodes:
- a CDS encoding SDR family NAD(P)-dependent oxidoreductase is translated as MTTTQKSVVVTGASRGIGRAVALAFAREGYRVWALARAAEALETLAKEGGASIHPLVVDVADEAALVAATKKILAEGTPRVLVNNAGITVSAPLTKTRTEDLARVMAVNVTAPFILCRELMPAMAQAGGGRVINIGSMAAVRGMKYTSAYCASKHALLGLTRALAAEYAKKQVTVNAVNPGWVETDMFTHATAAISKTTGRSGEEAREALASMNAMGRIIQPEEVAALCLFLASDAAGGITGAAHAIDGGELG